One Manihot esculenta cultivar AM560-2 chromosome 6, M.esculenta_v8, whole genome shotgun sequence DNA segment encodes these proteins:
- the LOC110617277 gene encoding protein MODIFIER OF SNC1 1 has protein sequence MTSSMLNGERRWASGRRSGMTVLGKVAVPKPINLPSQRLENHGVDPNVEIVPKGTHSWGSRSSSSASNAWGSCSLSLNDDGGTGSPSHLSGRPSSGGSSTRPSTASSEKAREPIVSAWGTTSRPSSSSGALPSNQTSHAALRPRSAETRPGSSQLSRFAEHLSDNSVAWHAMGTADKLGVTSSKNDGFSLTSGDFPSLGSEKDNSGKNLDSQDHDSFGRPGSSSAGVASRKEGTEDSAGDVSAHANVKSGAEGSWRRENVYGEDGARPSVEKWNADFQPYPNSSIPPQHYDVWRGPPVNNHPGAVWGRGPPGCPPFRSPVAPGGFPMEPFPYYHPQIPPPALANPQAVPPPGAGPRGPHPKNGDLYRPHMHDAYMHPNMPLRPSFYPGPVPYEGYYGPPIPYCNPNERDVPFMGMAMGPATYNRYHGQSIPDPGNSHGRTSGYGPSSKAMILDQVEPVHPQDSQQPYKVLLKQQDCWEGKDEEQKFDDAMKTNASYPLKGEHTRKSSSGENGWRADSKKDHEFDTRRMAFAEESSSGAVDNQRFVPTKVKSSESGLKMNTSDVSSVKKFEHAPSNFPQELAAPKGSSLIQKIEGLNAKTRASNGRQDTKPFTNREEQNSKLQAGNAVAGHFTNETGIESNEMGIDSLSHEETCVSGIINSAPHEDCFSAGDRNLESTIVSGTTIPRRCTHGMYSRADHRSKGRFSPQEDDVWRKKSQVADPQCLVSTAHYEISSVHGQDHSSAEAPQNSVLHPSLKDEGESMPPASEPSDSQRAKMRELAKRIKQREKEEEERTREQRAKALAKLEELNRRTQAGEVGTQKLENVPACAIQNRQEESLNLSQPTMDASKSGAPSSSFGSKTKTVAQSKQKLETIPSSVVQNRHEKATTAVVSCKSIPSRSALGSNLNMVVNSEINMNAVEKSVSITTNVPVETPKVVNNQSIVVHEQLNPFQPDSNGADATYCSGTPQVHDSSAKQKRTGYRQKQNSPLERNSNEKLGSSSGTEASKSHADIAANATISPQDVADEIDSICESNLPTVAAESSVHHRRKNKNGKNKQSVEEALPAAALPLVVAKDATTSEPKSSNSLLDPSSGHFSTDSKDANQSSEPHLWLTNEETNIRVNNQWRSQHPRRMMKNPQGNKSIEKSHSGDAVVWAPVRSQHRTEVSDTANQNSLVESVLSIKNVQQVQNNPRNKRAEMERYIPKHVAKELSQQGSSHQAAILSCNQITSDETAERHKSGSLGVESSLISGTATVMFSPAMASRNGDVRHNKSGKRHGAWHQHGAAESTTSYPRSSSQNSVEDDQCHKADVSSVNEQPRDSDDWNASDGWNMPENSDTACTIPCLKDQGVTARVKQQPHKGHKGTGYHHNPDKMYIQSVAPDRHQRESLLASKENNSAGERSTAHWQPKSQSISAASHRGRQTNSSMNEGSDDGRAIKESTLHGGPLLPQPDRDTAAVGPQSNSYHDQSPSKKNLEEAPTIGQEPKGERKMTAQRGRPGSPFESSSPNLDVRYEKYMSSGFHKNGNQYSRFSRNHKSPGDKSGSRKDSKQHNVPAAREGQKHNSHYEYKPVGPHNNNKANNLEPSGTGYRERGQGHSRRDAGNFYGRQTGNVQVDAGHD, from the exons ATGACATCAAGTATGTTGAATGGAGAGAGAAG ATGGGCATCTGGAAGAAGAAGTGGCATGACTGTGTTGGGGAAAGTTGCTGTTCCTAAACCTATCAATTTACCAAGCCAAAG GTTAGAAAATCATGGTGTGGACCCAAATGTTGAAATTGTTCCCAA GGGTACCCATAGTTGGGGCAGTagatcttcttcttctgcatcAAATGCATGGGGTTCTTGCTCTCTATCTCTAAATGATgatggtggtactggttcaccCAGCCATCTTAGTGGCCGCCCTTCTTCTGGTGGAAGTAGCACTCGACCATCAACTGCGAGTAGTGAAAAAGCCCGTGAACCTATTGTTAGTGCATGGGGTACAACTTCTAGGCCATCATCATCTTCTGGAGCATTGCCATCAAATCAGACATCACATGCAGCTTTGCGTCCTCGTAGCGCAGAAACAAGACCTGGTAGCTCACAATTATCACGGTTTGCTGAACATTTGTCTGATAATTCAGTGGCATGGCATGCAATGGGAACAGCAGATAAGTTG GGAGTAACATCCTCTAAGAATGATGGGTTTTCCCTGACTTCTGGAGATTTTCCATCCCTTGGATCAGAAAAGGACAATTCTGGAAAGAATCTGGACTCTCAAG ATCATGATTCTTTTGGTCGTCCAGGCTCATCTTCTGCTGGAGTAGCATCCAGGAAGGAAGGGACTGAGGATTCCGCAG GTGATGTTTCTGCACATGCAAATGTGAAGAGTGGAGCTGAAGGTTCCTGGAGAAGAGAAAATGTGTATGGTGAAGATGGAGCCAGGCCCAGTGTCGAGAAGTGGAATGCTGATTTCCAACCATATCCTAATTCTAGTATCCCTCCTCAGCATTATGATGTGTGGCGTGGTCCTCCTGTTAACAATCATCCAGGTGCGGTTTGGGGTAGAGGACCTCCAGGATGTCCACCATTTCGGTCCCCAGTTGCCCCCGGTGGCTTTCCCATGGAACCATTTCCTTACTACCATCCACAGATTCCTCCTCCTGCTCTTGCCAATCCACAGGCAGTTCCTCCACCAGGAGCTGGTCCCAGAGGGCCCCACCCAAAAAATGGGGATCTGTACCGGCCTCATATGCATGATGCTTATATGCACCCAAACATGCCGCTCAGACCTAGTTTTTATCCTGGACCAGTGCCTTATGAGGGCTACTATGGTCCTCCCATTCCCTACTGCAATCCCAATGAACGTGACGTTCCATTTATGGGAATGGCAATGGGCCCTGCTACGTATAACAGGTACCATGGTCAAAGTATTCCTGATCCTGGCAATTCTCATGGTAGAACAAGTGGATATGGGCCTAGTAGTAAGGCAATGATTTTGGATCAAGTGGAACCCGTTCATCCTCAAGATAGTCAACAACCATACAAAGTTCTTCTGAAGCAGCAAGATTGTTGGGAGGGTAAAGATGAAGAGCAGAAGTTTGATGACGCTATGAAAACGAATGCATCATATCCTCTGAAGGGGGAGCATACGAGGAAGTCGTCATCAGGGGAGAATGGCTGGAGGGCAGATAGCAAGAAGGATCATGAGTTTGACACAAGAAGAATGGCATTTGCTGAAGAATCTTCTTCTGGGGCTGTTGACAATCAAAGATTTGTCCCTACGAAAGTGAAATCATCTGAAAGTGGGCTGAAAATGAACACATCTGATGTCAGTTCAGTTAAGAAATTTGAACATGCACCTTCTAATTTTCCTCAAGAATTGGCAGCTCCTAAAGGTTCCAGTCTGATTCAGAAAATAGAAGGTCTAAATGCAAAAACCCGGGCTTCTAATGGACGACAAGATACTAAACCTTTCACTAATAGGGAGGAGCAGAATAGTAAATTGCAAGCTGGTAATGCCGTTGCTGGTCATTTTACAAATGAGACGGGTATTGAGTCAAATGAGATGGGTATTGACTCTTTATCTCATGAAGAGACTTGTGTCAGTGGAATTATCAACTCTGCCCCACATGAAGACTGCTTTTCTGCTGGAGATAGGAACCTTGAATCAACAATAGTGAGTGGAACAACAATCCCCAG AAGGTGCACTCATGGCATGTACAGTAGAGCTGATCATCGTAGTAAAGGAAGATTTAGTCCTCAAGAAGATGATGTGTGGCGGAAAAAATCTCAAGTTGCAGATCCACAATGTCTAGTGTCAACTGCACATTATGAAATTTCTTCTGTTCATGGGCAAGACCATAGTTCAGCGGAGGCTCCTCAGAATTCTGTCTTGCATCCTTCACTGAAGGATGAGGGAGAATCAATGCCTCCTGCATCTGAGCCAAGCGACAGCCAG CGTGCTAAGATGAGAGAGCTAGCCAAGCGAATTAAACAGCGAGAGAAGGAAGAGGAAGAAAGGACAAGGGAGCAGAGAGCCAAGGCTCTTGCAAAATTGGAAGAGTTGAATAGGCGTACACAAGCAGGGGAAGTTGGAACTCAGAAGTTGGAAAATGTTCCTGCCTGTGCTATCCAGAATAGGCAAGAGGAATCCTTAAATCTTTCCCAACCAACCATGGATGCAAGCAAATCTGGAGCACCAAGTTCTTCATTTGGTTCCAAAACAAAGACTGTTGCACAGAGTAAACAGAAGTTGGAAACCATTCCTAGTAGTGTTGTCCAGAATAGGCATGAGAAAGCCACTACTGCTGTTGTTTCTTGCAAGTCAATTCCATCAAGATCGGCTCTGGGATCCAACCTAAATATGGTTGTGAATAGTGAAATTAACATGAATGCAGTAGAGAAATCTGTCAGTATTACAACCAATGTGCCTGTTGAGACACCAAAGGTTGTAAACAATCAGTCCATTGTGGTGCATGAGCAATTGAATCCATTCCAACCAGATAGCAATGGTGCTGATGCTACTTACTGCAGTGGTACTCCACAGGTTCATGACAGCAGTGCTAAGCAGAAGCGTACAGGCTATAGACAAAAGCAAAATAGCCCCTTGGAAAGAAATTCCAATGAGAAATTGGGCTCTTCCTCTGGAACTGAGGCATCAAAAAGCCATGCTGATATAGCAGCTAATGCTACTATCTCTCCTCAGGATGTTGCtgatgagattgattcaatCTGTGAATCAAATTTACCTACGGTGGCAGCTGAGTCTTCAGTTCATCATAGAAGGAAGAACAAGAATGGGAAGAACAAGCAGAGTGTGGAGGAGGCATTGCCTGCAGCAGCTTTACCATTAGTGGTAGCAAAAGATGCTACTACTTCAGAGCCAAAGAGTTCCAACTCTTTGTTGGATCCTAGCTCAGGTCATTTCTCAACTGATTCAAAGGATGCAAATCAATCTTCAGAGCCGCATTTATGGCTAACAAATGAAGAAACCAACATCAGAGTGAATAACCAGTGGAGATCTCAGCATCCTCGCAGGATGATGAAGAATCCACAAGGTAATAAATCAATTGAGAAAAGCCACAGTGGTGATGCTGTTGTATGGGCTCCTGTGCGATCACAACATAGAACTGAGGTTTCTGATACAGCCAATCAGAATAGTTTAGTTGAGTCTGTTCTGTCCATAAAGAATGTTCAGCAGGTGCAGAATAATCCAAGAAACAAGAGAGCTGAAATGGAGAGATACATTCCAAAGCATGTAGCCAAAGAACTATCTCAACAAGGTAGCAGTCATCAAGCAGCTATTCTCTCATGTAATCAGATTACATCAGATGAAACTGCTGAAAGACACAAATCTGGTTCTTTGGGCGTTGAAAGCTCCCTAATCTCTGGCACGGCTACTGTGATGTTTAGTCCTGCCATGGCATCCAGGAATGGAGATGTCAGGCACAATAAGTCAGGAAAAAGACATGGAGCATGGCACCAACATGGTGCAGCCGAATCAACTACTTCATATCCGAGAAGCAGTTCTCAAAATTCAGTCGAGGATGATCAGTGCCACAAAGCTGATGTAAGTTCTGTAAACGAGCAACCAAGGGATTCTGATGATTGGAATGCTTCTGATGGATGGAACATGCCTGAAAATTCTGATACAGCCTGTACTATTCCTTGTTTAAAAGATCAGGGTGTGACTGCCAGAGTAAAGCAGCAACCACACAAGGGTCATAAGGGCACTGGATACCATCATAATCCTGATAAAATGTACATTCAATCCGTGGCTCCTGATAGGCATCAAAGAGAGTCACTTCTAGcttcaaaagaaaataattcagCTGGGGAACGATCCACAGCTCATTGGCAGCCTAAATCTCAGTCCATTTCAGCCGCTAGTCATCGTGGACGCCAGACAAATAGCAGCATGAATGAAGGCAGTGATGATGGTAGGGCTATTAAGGAGTCTACTCTGCATGGAGGGCCACTCTTACCTCAGCCAGATAGGGATACTGCTGCAGTTGGGCCTCAGTCTAACTCTTATCATGATCAGTCGCCATCTAAAAAGAATTTGGAAGAAGCTCCAACTATTGGGCAAGAGCCTAAGGGGGAAAGGAAGATGACTGCACAGAGAGGACGTCCTGGTAGCCCCTTTGAATCATCGTCTCCTAATTTGGATGTTCGGTATGAGAAATACATGTCTTCAGGGTTCCACAAAAATGGAAATCAATATAGCCGTTTCAGTAGAAACCATAAATCTCCTGGAGATAAGAGTGGATCTAGGAAAGATAGCAAGCAGCATAATGTACCTGCAGCCCGGGAAGGACAGAAACATAATTCACATTACGAGTACAAGCCAGTTGGGCCCCACAATAATAACAAAGCAAACAACTTGGAACCCTCTGGCACAGGGTATAGAGAGAGGGGCCAGGGTCACTCGAGGCGTGATGCAGGCAACTTTTATGGACGGCAAACTGGTAATGTTCAAGTAGATGCTGGTCATGACTGA
- the LOC110616734 gene encoding heme-binding protein 2, with protein sequence MHRYIDECFQRNNWLFLGKQEYNTDRVRMKMPRFSIAILILLYLVAQGTAIEKPQYEIVHTESDFEVRLYTQSTWMAAPVTEISFQKATLDGYHRLFQYTQGANLNWTRIPMTVPVVTSIVPGAGPFQSSAYSVLFYLPVEFQDDPPVPIPELHLTPYGWSSHCVAVREFSGYANDDNIVSEAEALAVSLSRSTWTNTTAAESKFSYSIAQYDSPFHFIGRVNEVWADVNATGGCEYSNIATY encoded by the exons ATGCATCGTTATATAGATGAATGCTTTCAACGGAACAACTGGTTGTTTCTGGGGAAACAGGAGTACAACACAGACAGAGTAAGGATGAAGATGCCCAGGTTCTCGATTGCGATATTGATTTTGCTATATTTGGTGGCGCAAGGCACCGCAATCGAGAAACCCCAATACGAAATTGTACACACTGAATCAGATTTCGAGGTCAGATTATACACTCAATCCACATGGATGGCTGCCCCAGTCACTGAAATCTCTTTCCAAAAGGCAACCTTGGATGGTTATCACAG GTTGTTCCAGTACACTCAAGGTGCCAATCTCAATTGGACTAGGATTCCAATGACAGTTCCTGTTGTAACTAGCATAGTTCCAGGAGCTGGGCCGTTTCAGTCATCAGCCTACTCTGTTCTATTTTACTTGCCTGTTGAATTCCAAGATGACCCACCAGTCCCTATTCCTGAACTGCACCTGACACCTTATGGTTGGAGCAGTCATTGTGTTGCTGTGAGGGAATTCTCGGGGTATGCAAATGATGATAACATTGTCTCAGAAGCTGAAGCACTTGCTGTCAGCTTGAGTAGGTCTACATGGACCAACACAACTGCTGCAGAAAGTAAATTTTCATACTCCATTGCTCAGTATGATTCTCCATTCCATTTCATAGGGCGTGTCAATGAAGTATGGGCAGATGTGAATGCAACTGGGGGTTGCGAATACAGTAACATAGCAACTTACTGA
- the LOC110616943 gene encoding plant UBX domain-containing protein 10, with amino-acid sequence MSSPRIREASFNGIVRRMVSLPRSIVGGFSRAMGHSIGRVGIGSGRRDHNLPLDLQLQPPCEPPIAPEEWTFQSTFEQQYGFRHPFFYACHFMDALKIAEDEHKFVFLYLHSPHHPFTPSFCRETLCSELVVQYLDANFVCWGALADRGEGLQMAATLRPASFPCCAVVAPAAGNSLAVLQQMEGPISPAELVEILQRTVEEQGSAFGIPRANQEEKIRARSKEEEKIRADRQLREEQDAAYLAALKIDKEKENAKNLPQDQKARKPIQTLRQNETQKQYKGKGRAASTVRETLLKETATQSKDPQVTKILIRFPNGERREQSFFSSDKVQSIYKYIDSLGLPGVINYRLISTFPRRVYGFDQIGMTLKDAGLHPKATLFLELL; translated from the exons ATGTCATCCCCCAGAATCAGGGAGGCTTCTTTCAATGGGATTGTACGCCGGATGGTGAGTCTGCCTCGGAGTATTGTAGGAGGATTTTCAAGAGCAATGGGTCATAGTATAGGTCGCGTTGGAATAGGATCAGGGAGAAGAGATCATAATCTACCATTAGACCTTCAACTGCAACCTCCATGTGAGCCCCCAATTGCACCAGAAGAGTGGACATTTCAATCTACTTTTGAGCAGCAATATGGTTTCAGGCATCCTTTTTTCTATGCTTGCCATTTCATGGATGCGTTAAAGATAGCAGAGGATGAGCACAAGTTTGTGTTCTTGTATCTCCATTCGCCTCACCACCCCTTCACTCCCTCTTTCTGTAGGGAGACTCTATGTTCAGAATTAGTGGTGCAGTATCTTGATGCAAACTTTGTTTGCTGGGGAGCACTTGCAGACAGAGGAGAAGGTTTGCAGATGGCTGCAACCTTGCGACCTGCAAGCTTTCCGTGCTGTGCAGTTGTGGCTCCGGCTGCTGGTAATAGCTTAGCAGTGCTGCAACAG ATGGAAGGGCCAATTTCCCCAGCAGAGTTGGTGGAGATTCTGCAGAGAACAGTAGAGGAACAAGGATCAGCCTTTGGAATTCCAAGAGCAAACCAAGAGGAGAAGATTAGAGCAAGGTCCAAGGAAGAAGAGAAAATAAGAGCAGATCGTCAACTTAGAGAAGAACAAGACGCAGCGTATCTTGCAGCTCTGAAAATAGACAAG GAGAAGGAAAATGCCAAGAACTTGCCTCAAGATCAAAAGGCTCGGAAACCAATTCAGACTCTTAGGCAGAACGAAACACAGAAGCAATACAAAGGTAAAGGTAGAGCAGCTTCCACTGTTAGAGAAACTCTATTAAAAGAAACTGCTACTCAGTCTAAGGATCCTCAAGTAACAAAG ATTTTGATACGGTTTCCAAATGGTGAAAGAAGAGAACAGAGTTTCTTCAGCTCAGATAAGGTCCAGTCAATCTACAAGTACATTGATTCTTTAGGGTTACCAGGCGTTATCAACTATAGATTGATATCAACCTTCCCCAGAAGAGTCTATGGTTTTGATCAGATAGGAATGACACTCAAAGATGCTGGACTCCACCCTAAAGCAACCCTTTTCTTGGAGCTTCTGTAA
- the LOC110616791 gene encoding uncharacterized protein LOC110616791 isoform X1, whose product MVLLFCMDMKADSIPGTKLRNESFCILHTTRQLQCIQTQTVVAKRTTQKQQQHSTEMAAFTTSQTHSYYPLMRFFISFLLVFASSFGSVLSLQVMSDSGNVLPANQTFRPGKEMWKLKRVNAFLKKINKPAVKTIQSPDGDIIDCVLSHLQPAFDHPELKGQKPLDPPERPRGNETTETETKNYQVWTDSGESCPEGSVPIRRTTEKDVLRASYMRRFGRKLRRHVRRDSTGNGHEHAVLFVNGEQYYGAKANINVWAPRVTDQYEFSLSQIWVISGSFGKDLNTIEAGWQVSPELYGDNYPRFFTYWTTDAYRTTGCYNLLCSGFVQTNNKIAIGSAISPRSSYNGRQFDIGLMIWKDPKHGNWWLEFGSGLLVGYWPAFLFSHLRSHASMIQFGGEIVNFRSSGYHTSTQMGSGHFAEEGYGKASYFRNLQVVDWDNNLLPLTNLHLLADHSNCYDIRQGRSNAWGTYFYYGGPGRNVRCP is encoded by the exons ATGGTGCTTCTGTTTTGTATGGATATGAAGGCAGATTCAATCCCGGGGACAAAACTTAGGAATGAATCATTTTGTATTCTTCACACAACAAGACAACTCCAGTGTATACAAACACAAACTGTTGTTGCAAAAcgaacaacacagaaacaacaGCAACATTCCACAGAAATGGCTGCTTTTACCACTTCTCAGACTCATAGCTATTACCCACTGATgcgtttttttatttctttcctaCTTGTTTTTGCTTCTTCTTTTGGTTCCGTCTTGTCTCTACAAGTCATGTCAGATTCCGGTAATGTGCTACCGGCAAACCAAACTTTCAGGCCAGGAAAAGAGATGTGGAAACTCAAAAGAGTTAATGCTTTTCTTAAGAAGATCAACAAGCCTGCAGTCAAGACAATTCAA AGCCCTGATGGTGACATAATAGATTGTGTTTTATCTCATCTTCAACCTGCATTCGACCATCCAGAGCTCAAAGGACAAAAACCATTG GATCCACCAGAGAGGCCAAGAGGCAACGAGACCACAGAGACAGAAACAAAGAACTATCAGGTGTGGACAGATTCAGGTGAGTCGTGCCCAGAAGGAAGTGTTCCAATCAGGAGAACCACAGAAAAGGACGTTCTCAGAGCAAGTTATATGAGAAGATTTGGAAGAAAATTAAGAAGGCATGTAAGAAGAGACTCAACAGGCAACGGTCATGAG CATGCAGTCCTATTTGTCAATGGAGAACAATATTATGGAGCAAAGGCTAATATAAATGTGTGGGCTCCTCGTGTTACCGATCAATATGAGTTCAGCTTGTCACAAATTTGGGTCATCTCTGGTTCTTTTGGCAAAGATCTAAACACCATAGAAGCTGGTTGGCAG GTTAGTCCTGAGTTATATGGAGACAACTATCCAAGATTTTTCACTTATTGGACA ACTGATGCATACCGAACTACTGGATGCTACAACTTATTATGTTCTGGGTTTGTCCAAACCAACAACAAGATTGCTATTGGTTCTGCAATATCTCCAAGGTCCTCTTAcaatggcagacaatttgaTATTGGCCTAATGATTTGGAAG GACCCAAAGCATGGAAACTGGTGGCTAGAATTTGGGTCAGGACTACTAGTAGGATACTGGCCAGCTTTCTTGTTCAGTCATTTAAGAAGCCATGCAAGCATGATACAATTTGGAGGAGAAATAGTGAATTTTAGATCCTCAGGGTACCACACGTCTACCCAAATGGGCAGTGGTCATTTTGCAGAAGAAGGATATGGAAAAGCATCCTATTTTAGGAATTTACAAGTTGTTGATTGGGACAATAATCTTCTGCCCCTAACAAATCTTCATCTCTTGGCTGATCATTCAAATTGCTACGATATAAGGCAAGGAAGAAGCAATGCCTGGGGGACTTACTTCTATTATGGAGGTCCTGGAAGAAATGTAAGGTGTCCATGA
- the LOC110616791 gene encoding uncharacterized protein LOC110616791 isoform X2, with protein sequence MVLLFCMDMKADSIPGTKLRNESFCILHTTRQLQCIQTQTVVAKRTTQKQQQHSTEMAAFTTSQTHSYYPLMRFFISFLLVFASSFGSVLSLQVMSDSGNVLPANQTFRPGKEMWKLKRVNAFLKKINKPAVKTIQSPDGDIIDCVLSHLQPAFDHPELKGQKPLDPPERPRGNETTETETKNYQVWTDSGESCPEGSVPIRRTTEKDVLRASYMRRFGRKLRRHVRRDSTGNGHEHAVLFVNGEQYYGAKANINVWAPRVTDQYEFSLSQIWVISGSFGKDLNTIEAGWQTDAYRTTGCYNLLCSGFVQTNNKIAIGSAISPRSSYNGRQFDIGLMIWKDPKHGNWWLEFGSGLLVGYWPAFLFSHLRSHASMIQFGGEIVNFRSSGYHTSTQMGSGHFAEEGYGKASYFRNLQVVDWDNNLLPLTNLHLLADHSNCYDIRQGRSNAWGTYFYYGGPGRNVRCP encoded by the exons ATGGTGCTTCTGTTTTGTATGGATATGAAGGCAGATTCAATCCCGGGGACAAAACTTAGGAATGAATCATTTTGTATTCTTCACACAACAAGACAACTCCAGTGTATACAAACACAAACTGTTGTTGCAAAAcgaacaacacagaaacaacaGCAACATTCCACAGAAATGGCTGCTTTTACCACTTCTCAGACTCATAGCTATTACCCACTGATgcgtttttttatttctttcctaCTTGTTTTTGCTTCTTCTTTTGGTTCCGTCTTGTCTCTACAAGTCATGTCAGATTCCGGTAATGTGCTACCGGCAAACCAAACTTTCAGGCCAGGAAAAGAGATGTGGAAACTCAAAAGAGTTAATGCTTTTCTTAAGAAGATCAACAAGCCTGCAGTCAAGACAATTCAA AGCCCTGATGGTGACATAATAGATTGTGTTTTATCTCATCTTCAACCTGCATTCGACCATCCAGAGCTCAAAGGACAAAAACCATTG GATCCACCAGAGAGGCCAAGAGGCAACGAGACCACAGAGACAGAAACAAAGAACTATCAGGTGTGGACAGATTCAGGTGAGTCGTGCCCAGAAGGAAGTGTTCCAATCAGGAGAACCACAGAAAAGGACGTTCTCAGAGCAAGTTATATGAGAAGATTTGGAAGAAAATTAAGAAGGCATGTAAGAAGAGACTCAACAGGCAACGGTCATGAG CATGCAGTCCTATTTGTCAATGGAGAACAATATTATGGAGCAAAGGCTAATATAAATGTGTGGGCTCCTCGTGTTACCGATCAATATGAGTTCAGCTTGTCACAAATTTGGGTCATCTCTGGTTCTTTTGGCAAAGATCTAAACACCATAGAAGCTGGTTGGCAG ACTGATGCATACCGAACTACTGGATGCTACAACTTATTATGTTCTGGGTTTGTCCAAACCAACAACAAGATTGCTATTGGTTCTGCAATATCTCCAAGGTCCTCTTAcaatggcagacaatttgaTATTGGCCTAATGATTTGGAAG GACCCAAAGCATGGAAACTGGTGGCTAGAATTTGGGTCAGGACTACTAGTAGGATACTGGCCAGCTTTCTTGTTCAGTCATTTAAGAAGCCATGCAAGCATGATACAATTTGGAGGAGAAATAGTGAATTTTAGATCCTCAGGGTACCACACGTCTACCCAAATGGGCAGTGGTCATTTTGCAGAAGAAGGATATGGAAAAGCATCCTATTTTAGGAATTTACAAGTTGTTGATTGGGACAATAATCTTCTGCCCCTAACAAATCTTCATCTCTTGGCTGATCATTCAAATTGCTACGATATAAGGCAAGGAAGAAGCAATGCCTGGGGGACTTACTTCTATTATGGAGGTCCTGGAAGAAATGTAAGGTGTCCATGA